In Candidatus Devosia phytovorans, the DNA window TCTCGGTGCATGGCGTGATCATGATCTTCTTCGTGGCCATGCCGCTGATCACGGGCTTCATGAACTATGTCGTGCCGCTGCAGATCGGCGCGCGCGACGTAAGCTTCCCGTTCCTCAACAATTTCAGCTTCTGGATGACCGCAGGCGGCGCCGTGCTGGTGATGATGAGCCTGTTCGTGGGTGAATTTGCCCAGACCGGCTGGCTGGCGTTCCCGCCGCTGTCGGGCATTGAGCAATCGCCGGCCTCCGGCGTCGACTATTACATATGGGCCCTGCAGGTGGCCGGCGTGGGCACGACGCTATCGGGCGTCAACCTCATCGCCACCATTATCAAGATGCGCGCCCCCGGCATGACGCTGATGAAGATGCCTGTCTTCACCTGGACCTCGCTCTGCACCAACGTGCTGATCGTCGCCTCCTTCCCGGTGCTGACGGCTGTGCTGACCCTGCTGTCGCTCGACCGCTATGTCGGCACCAACTTCTTCACCTCCGACTTTGGCGGCAACGCCATGATGTATGTGAACCTGATCTGGATCTGGGGTCACCCGGAGGTCTACATCCTCATCCTGCCGTGCTTCGGCATTTTCTCGGAAGTGGCCTCGACATTCTCGGGCAAGCGTCTGTTCGGCTACACCTCAATGGTCTATGCCACGGTCGTCATTACCGTGCTGTCATACCTGGTCTGGCTGCACCACTTCTTCACCATGGGGTCGGGCGCGAGTGTGAACTCGTTCTTCGGCATAACGACGATGATCATCTCGATCCCGACGGGCGCCAAGATATTCAACTGGCTCTTCACCATGTACAAGGGCCGCATCCGCTTCGAATTGCCGATGATGTGGCTCATTGCCTTCATGCTGACTTTCACCATTGGTGGCATGACCGGCGTGCTGCTGGCGGTGCCGCCGGCTGACTTCGTGCTGCATAACTCGCTGTTCTTGGTGGCTCACTTCCACAATGTGATCATCGGCGGCGTGCTGTTCGGCATCTTTGCCGGAATCAACTACTGGTGGCCCAAGGCCTTCGGCTACAAGCTCAACGAGTTCTGGGGCAAGGTGTCGTTTTGGTTGTGGAATGTCGGCTTCTGGCTGGCCTTTGCCCCGCTCTATGTGCTGGGCCTGATGGGCGTTACCCGCCGCATGCGCGTGTTCGACGATCCGAGCCTGCAGATCTACTTCGTGATCGCCGGCATCGGCGCCGTGGTGATTGCCGGTGGCATTGCCGCCATGGTGGTGCAGTTCGCCGTGTCGATCCTGAGCAAGAACAAGGATTGGGATACGACGGGCGATCCGTGGGACGGGCGTACGCTGGAATGGGCTACCTCCTCGCCGCCGCCGCAATTCAACTTCGCCTTCACCCCGGTGATCCACGACAACGACGCCTGGGCGGATATGAAGAAGCGCCATGCGCAGCGGCCGACCAAGGGGTTCCTCGAAATCCACATGCCGCGCAACACCTGGGCCGGCGTGGTCCTGGCGGGGCTCGCGACCGTGCTCGGCTTCGCGCTGATCTGGTACATGTGGTGGCTGGCGATCCTGAGCTTTGCAGCGATCATTGCCGTCGCGATCATCCACACGTTCAACTATGACCGCGACTACTACATCCCGGTCGAGGCCGTCGCCGACATCGAAGACCGGCGCACGACCCTCCTGGCAGGGAAGAAATAAGAGATGAGCACACGCGCACCCACTGCCGACGAGGCGCCCGAGTTCTATGAACTGACCGCCCATCACCATGCCCCGCATGGCTCGACGGCGATCGGCTTCTGGCTCTATCTGATGAGCGACTGCCTGATCTTTGCGACGCTGTTCGCCATCTATGGCGTGCTCGGGGCAAACTATGCGGCGGGGCCTTCCCCGCAGCATCTGTTCAGCCTGCCGCTGGTCGCAGCCAGTACCACCGCGCTGCTGCTGAGCTCGATCACCTATGGCTTTGCCATGCTCAACATGGACGAGGACAACAAGTCCCGCACCCTGATGTGGCTGGGCATTACCGGCGTGCTGGGCGCCGTTTTCCTGGGGCTGACGCTCTATGAATTCTACCACATGATCCATGAAGGTGCCGTGCCGCAGCGCTCGGCATTCCTGTCGGCCTTCTTCGTGCTGGTCGGCACCCATGCCCTGCACGTTGCCTTCGGCATCCTGTGGCTGGTGGTGCTGATGGTGCAGATCGCCCAGCGTGGTATCGGCGCCTCAAACCGCATCCGCGTGCAGTGCCTGTCGATGTTCTGGCACTTCCTCGACGTCATCTGGATCGGCGTCTTCACGATTGTCTATCTGATGGGGATGCTGCGATGAGCCAGAACCACGTTGTCGACCACGGTACGGCCAGCAAGATGGCGCATGCCCATCCCAATCCTGCGGTGCATGGCGATGGCCATGACCATGGGTCGCGTCGGACCTATCTGACCGGCTTTGCGCTGTCGGTGATCCTGACCGCCATCCCCTTCTGGCTGGTGATGAGCGGGGTGATCGGCGACAAGATGGTCACCACGCTGCTGATCATGGCCTTCGGCATGGCGCAAATCCTTGTGCACATGATCTATTTTCTGCACATGAACACCAAGTCGGAGGGCGGCTGGACCTTCATGGCGGCGATGTTCACCATCATCATCATCGTCATCGCCCTGTCGGGGTCGCTGTGGGTCATGTACCACCTCAACACCAATATGATGCCGGGCCACGAGATGAACCCGGCGACGCTGTTGCAGTGATCCATGTCGGATACGACGACAAAAAATCGTAGCCTGACAGCTATTTGGCCCATCCTCGTGGTGGGCCTTTTGGCTTGTGCGGGCTTTGCCGCGCTGGGTGTGTGGCAGGTGGAGCGGCTGGCCTGGAAGAATGGGCTGGTCGAAGCCGTGGAGACACGGGCTCATTCGAACCCGCTGGATCTCGACACTGCCGACTGGTCGGATATCGACCCGGTGGCGATTGAGTATCAGCGCGTCATGGTCAATGGTTCGCTGTTGCCAAAGGACAATTTCGTACAGGCGGTGACGGCACTGGGTGGTGGCTTCTGGGTGATGACGCCATTGCTAAAGCCCGATGGGCGCACGCTTCTTGTCAATCGCGGCTTTGTCCTTCCGGACGAGCGCGAGGCAGCGCGACTGACCGAGGAAACTCCCGTGACCATCTCCGGCCTGCTGCGGGTCACCGAGCCGGACGGCGGTTTTCTGCGGGCCAATGACCCGGAGGCGGGCCGTTGGTTCTCGCGCGACGTTGCCGAGATCGGCACAAGCATGGGCGTCAGCATGCTAGACGACTTCTTCATCGATGCGGATGAGGTTGTTGGTGACGCGGTTCAGGGTGGGCTGACGGTCCTCAGTTTCTCTAATAATCATCTGGTCTATGCGCTGACCTGGTTTGCCCTGGCGGCCTTTATCCTCGGGGCGCTCGTCTATGTGGTCCGGGACCGCGTCAGGGAAAAGCCGGCGACGTCCCAGGACTAAATCACCCTGCCGGGGTTGCCGCGGACCGCGTAAGCGGGCTCAATAGGCGTTTCGGATGAGGGAGGATTGTCCATGTCGCTACGCGTGCTTTTCATTGGTGGAACGGGGCAGATTTCCTATCCCTGCGTACAACGCGCGGTGGCGAGCGGCCATCAGGTCAGCGTGTTCAATCGCGGCAAGCGCGCTGACGCCCTGCCCGAGGGCGTGACCTCGATCGTCGGCGACCTCAACGGGCCGGAATATGGGGATTTGGCCAAGGCCAATTTCGATGTGGTGGCGCAATTCATCGCCTTTACGCCCGACCAGGTGCAGCGGGACATCGAGGTTTTCCGGGGCCATTGCGGGCAGTATGTCTTCATCTCGTCGGCCTCGGTCTACGAGAAACCGGCGCGGCATTATGTGATCACAGAGGAAACCCCGGCGATCAATCCATACTGGCGCTACAGCCAGGACAAGATCGCCTGCGAGGAATTGATCAATGCGACAGATGGGTTTGACTGGACCATCGTGCGACCCAGCCACACGGTGCGGACCGGGTTGCCGGTGATGATCGGCGATGCCGACGTGATGGCGCGGCGCATGCTTGATGGCGAGCCGACCATCGTGGCGGGGGATGGCCACACGCCATGGACGCTGACGCGGTCCGAAGATTTCGCCGTGCCCTTCGTCGGCCTGTTCGGCAAGCCGGCGGCGCTGGGCGAAATCTTCCACATCACCAATGATCGTGCCCATGTGTGGGATGACATCCAGACAGCAATCGGGGCGGCGCTGGGGGTGGAGGCCAAGATCGTGCATGTGCCGACCGACACGCTGGTGCGCTACGTGCCGGATTGGGTCGGGCCGCTTATCGGTGATAAGGCGTGGTCGGCGATCTTTGACAATTCCAAGGTCAAGCGCGTTGCCGGGGATTTCACCTGCGCCACGGATCTCAAAACCATTCTGGAAGAACCGATCCGGCACCTGAAGCAACGGCTTGCGGCCAAGCGGCCGGAGCGAGGTGCGTTCGACGATCTGGTCGATCGGATCTGCCGGGAACAGTCGGCACTGGGTTAGCCCGGGCCAACCTGTCGGGAAGGTCAAAACAAAGCCCGGCACTTGTGGTGCCGGGCTTTTTCATTGAGCGGTGATGAGCTGGCTATTCGGCCGGCTGGGGCTGGATGGTGCCATCGACCACCGGGGCCTTGGGGGCGTTGCCGCTGAGGGCAAGGCGCATCTGGTCTTCGTCCAACTCGCCTTCCCAGCGGGCGACGACGAGACAGGCCACGGCATTGCCGACGAGGTTGGTCAGGGCGCGGCACTCGGACATGAAGCGGTCAATGCCCAGGATCAGCGCCATGCCGGCGATCGGCACGGAGGGGACGACCGAGAGCGTTGCAGCAAGGGTGATGAAGCCGGCGCCGGTGATGCCAGCTGCGCCCTTGGAACTCAGCATGGCGACCAGCAGCAGCACGATCTGTTCCCAGAGCGAGAGTTCGATGCCCGTAGCCTGGGCAATGAACAGGGCTGCCATGGTCATGTAGATATTGGTGCCGTCGAGGTTGAAGGAATAGCCCGTCGGAATGACGAGGCCGACCACCGACTTCTTGGCGCCGGCGGCTTCCATCTTCTGCATCAGCGTGGGCAGCGCAGCTTCAGAAGACGAGGTACCCAGAACGAGCAGCAGTTCCTCGCGGATGTAGCGGATCAAGGCGAAGATCGAGAAGCCGTTGTACTTGGCCACCGCGCCCAGGACGACGGCGACGAAGAAGAAGGCGGTGGCGTAGAAAGTGCCGACCAGCAGCGCCAGGTTGGCGATCGAGCCGATGCCATAGCGGCCGATGGTGAAGGCCATGGCGCCGAACGCACCGATCGGGGCGAACTTCATCAGCATGGAGACGATCTTGAAGACCGGCGCCATGATGGCCTGGAAGAAGTCCAGAACCGGCTTGCCGCGCTCGCCGACCGAGGACAGGGCGATGCCGAAGAGCACGGCGACGAAGAGCACCTGGAGGATATTGCCCTCAGCAAGAGCGCTGACCATGGTGTTGGGGATGATGCTCATCAGGAAGCCGATGATGGTCGTCTCATGCGCCTGGTCGGCATAGCCCTGGACGGCCGACTGGTCGAGGGTTGCCGGATCGATATTGAGGCCGGCGCCGGGCTGGACGACATTGGCGACGATCAGGCCAACGATCAGCGCCAGGGTCGAGAAGGTCAGGAAATAGATCATCGCCTTGCCGACGACCTTGCCGACCTTGCCGAGATCGCTCATGCCGGCAATGCCGGTGGCCACGGTCAGGAAAATGACCGGCGCGATGATCATCTTGACCAGCTTGATGAAGGCATCGCCGAGCGGCTTCATCTCGGTGCCAATGGCTGGCCAGAAATGGCCGAGCGCAATGCCGATGATGATGGCGACGATCACCTGGACATAGAGGTGCTTGTACAGCGGAATTTTCTGGGCCGGTGCGCCGGCCGTTTGCGGAACCAACAAGTTCTCACTCCCCGATTTTTCGGCCGCGTTGGATGCCACGGCCTCTGGGATGACGGATAGCAAGGCGCGTGCCAGCCGAGGTCGCTGGCGCTAGGGCGCTGAATCTGCGTGGCAATTTGTTCGTGAATAATCGAACTAGACGTGGTTTTGTGCGGTCATTCGCACATGTGACTTGCCATTCGTGCGAAAAACCGCACAACAAAGGCATGGCTTCCCCTTTGTCCATTCGCAGGTTGTTCGGCGCAGAGCGCATGCCCTGGCTTGCGTTGGCCGTGGTCTGCCTTGTGCTGTCGGGCGTGGTGATCCTTGTGGCGGATCGTTACGCCAGCAGTCAGGCCGATGCGACTTTGGGAGCGCGTTTGCGGGCCACGACGAACCTGCAGGTTTCGGCGCTGACCTCGGCCCTCGACAAGCAGCGCGCCGTCCGCTTCGTCATTTCCCGCGATGCGGACGTCATCGCGACCCTCGCCGCGCCAGATGCGACCGCACTCGACGGGCTCAACGCCAAGCTGGAGACGCTGAACCAAGGCGCCGGCGCCAGTGTCATCTACATCATCAATACCGACGGCATTGCCGTGGCTTCGAGCAATTTTCGCGAACCGCGCAGTTTCGTCGGCAATGACTACAACTTCCGGGCCTATTACAACGACGCCATGGCGGGCGGGACCGGGCAGCTGTTTGCGCTGGGTTCGGTCAGCCGCCGGCCGGGCCTCTATATAGCCGAGCGCATCGAGGGGCCCGATGGTCCGCTTGGCGTGGCGGTGGTCAAGCTCGAGTTCGATGAGTTGGAGGCCATGTGGGGGTCGGAGGCCAGCGACACTTATGTGATGGACAGCCGTGGTGTCGTCATCCTGTCGAGCGTCCGCCAATGGCGGTTCTACATGCGTCAGGCGCCGTCGGCATCCGAGATCGCCAGCCTCAGGGACAGCCTGCAGTTTGGCGAGGCGCCATTGATCCCCCTGCCCGTCTCAACGATCAGCCCGATGGGGTCTGCCGATCTGGTGACGGCGCGATACCCCGGTACGCGGAAGGATATCGAGGCCATAAGGACCTATGCCGACGTGCCCGGCACGGACTGGACGCTATTCACCTTTTCGACTGTCGAAGAAAACCGGGCGTCGGCCATCAGCTCGGCGCGCGCCGTTGGCCTGCTGTCGCTGCTGGTGGTTGCCACGGGGGCTGCGCTCCTTCTCGCCTACCTCTTGCGCAACCGGCGGGCGCAGCGTGGCATGCAGGCCGAGAGCGCGCGTCTCGAACTGGCGGTTGCGGCGCGGACGCGGGACCTGCTGCAGGCGCTGGAGGATCGCCAGCAGGCAGAAGCCAAGGCCGGACGGTTGCGCGATGATCTCGCGCAGTCCAATCGCCTCGCCGTATTGGGACAGATTGCCGCCGGGGTGGCGCATGAGATCAACCAGCCGCTGGGGGCGATCCGCGCCTATTCCGAGAATGGTCGCGTGTTTGCCGGACAGCGGGACCTGGGTTCTGTCGACGACAACTTGGCGTCGATCACTGCGCTGACCGAGCGCATTGCTGCCATCACCGAGCAGTTCCGCACCTTTGCCCGCAAGGGCGGATCGAGCGTCGAGCCAGTGGACGCGGTTGAAGCCGTCGAGGCGGCCTTGGCCATGCTGCGCCACCGGCTGGCGCGCAATGGCATAGACGTGACCTTTGCCCCATCCGGGCGACCGATGCCAGTTCTGGCGGACCGGATCGGGCTGGAGCAGATCATCGTCAACCTGGTGCAGAATGCGATCGAGGCGCTTTCGGAGACGGAGATTCCGCGGATCGAAATCGACCTGATGCGCGCCGGGGGGCATGTCGCCCTGACCATCCTCGACAGTGGGCCCGGGATTCCGCCCGATATCCTCGAAAAGATGTTCGTGCCCTTCAACACCAACAAGCCCAAGGGCCTGGGGCTTGGCCTGGTGATCAGCCAGGAACTGGCCCTGAAATTTTCGGGCACGCTATCGGCCAATACGACGACCGATAGCGGCGCCTCGTTCACGCTCACACTGCCGGTTGCCCCATGACGGAATTGACTGTTGCCCTGGTGGATGACGATGCCGATTTCCGCACCGCCACCGCCCAGACCATTCGGCTGGCCGGCCTCACGGTCGAGACCTTTGCCGATGCGGCATCGCTGCTCGAAGTGGTGGGGACCGACTTTGCCGGGATCGTCGTATCCGACATCCGCATGCCGCGGGTCAGCGGGCTCGACCTGTTCGACCGGCTGCGGGCGGTGGACGAGGCCATTCCCGTGATCCTGATCACCGGGCATGGCGATATCGACATGGCGGTCAACGCCGTGCAGGCCGGGGCCTATGACTTCATCGCCAAGCCGGTGAGCGCGCAGCGGCTGGTGCAGTCGATCCGGCGCGCCATGGACATGCGCCAGCTGGTGCTGGAGAACCGCGACCTCGCCCGACGGCTGGAAACCGACGATGGCGCCCCCCTGCTCGGCCAGACGCCGGCGATGGAGCGGCTGCGCCGCACGTTGCGCCAGATTGCGGTGGCCGATATCGATGTGCTGGTCGAGGGCGAAACCGGCAGCGGCAAGGAAGTGGTGGCACGGGCACTGCATGAATGGGGACGCCGATCTGCAGCAGAATTCGTGGCGCTCAACTGTGGCGCCCTGCCCGAGACGGTGATCGAGAGCGAGCTGTTCGGCCACGAGCCGGGCGCCTTTACCGGCGCCACCGCGCGACGGATCGGGCGCATCGAGCACTCGTCGGGGGGCACGCTGTTTCTCGACGAAATCGAAAGCATGCCGCTGGCGACGCAGGTCAAGCTGCTGCGCGTGCTGGAGCAGCGCCGCATCAGCCCGCTGGGAACGAACAAGGAGCGCGACCTCGACCTGCGGGTGATCGCGGCGTCAAAACTCGACCTCAACCAGGCGTCGCGCGACGGAAAATTCCGCGAGGATCTCTACTACCGCCTCAATGTGGTGAGCGTTTCGATCCCGCCCCTGCGTGAGCGCAGGGACGATATCCTCCTGCTGTTCGCGCATTTCCTGGCGCGAGCGGCCAAGCGCTTCCAGGTCGAGACACCGCTGGTCAGCCCGATCCTGCGCGATTTTCTGGTCAGCCATGACTGGCCGGGCAATGTGCGCGAGCTGGGCCATTTTGCCGAACGCTTCGTGCTGGGCCTTGAAGTGGACGCCACGGGCGGCCAGGTGCTGCCGCCGGCGAGCTTGCCCGATCGCGTAGCCCAGGCCGAGGCCGCCATCCTGCGCGAGACGACCGAGCGGCACGATTGGAACATCGCCGCCTGCCTTGCCGAACTGGGTATTCCACGCAAGACATTCTACGACAAGCTCAAGCGGCACGGGATTTCGCGCGCTGAGCGCGCTCAGTAGCTGCGCATGCGATCCCTGACCTTGCCGAGGAAGCCATCGAGCTGGGCGGGCGTGCAATTGTTCATGTCGTAAAGCGCCAGATAGTCCGGTCGCGTGCGGAAGGTGGCCCAGCCCCAGCGCGTGGCGATGCGGCGCGGCGGATCGCCCATCACCCAGGTGCGGAGACGGTTGCCGCCATAGGTGGTGACGAAGGCGACCTTCTTGATATTGGTAAGGCTGGGTTTGAGCTTGCCGCGATCGCCACCGCCGTGCATGACGAAGGACACGCCGGGCAGGAAGATGCGATCGAAATAGCCCTTGAGGATGGCCGGATAGCCATAGTTCCAGACCGGATGGACGATGACGAGCGCCTCTGCGGCGCGCAGGCGATCGACATAGGGTTTGACCGCAGGCGTGAGATTGCCCGGCACGTCATGATAGCCCAGCCGTTCCTCGCGACTGAGCACGGCGGGAAAATCCTCGTCGTAGAGATTGAGCGCATCAACCTCATGGCCGGCCTCGGTCAGCCCGTCGATCGCGGCCTGGAACAGGGCGCGGTTGTAACTGGTTTCGACGGGATGGGCGTGAATGACATGGACCCGCATCAGGCAGCATGGACCGGATTGAGGCCATCGAAGAGCCAGGCCTTGCCGGCGGAGAAATCGAAGTCGGGATTTTCCCAGGCCACCATCTTGCCCGGATTGAGCATGCCCTTGGGATCGGCCTCGCGCTTGAAATCGAGCTGGCGT includes these proteins:
- the cyoB gene encoding cytochrome o ubiquinol oxidase subunit I, translating into MNEFWSFIFGRLTWAALPYDPIIIITFVVVAIGGLAVVGALTYFKLWGYLWTEWFTSVDHKKIGIMYMILGLVMLMRGFADAMMMRLQQAIAFNGSEGYLNAHHYDQLFSVHGVIMIFFVAMPLITGFMNYVVPLQIGARDVSFPFLNNFSFWMTAGGAVLVMMSLFVGEFAQTGWLAFPPLSGIEQSPASGVDYYIWALQVAGVGTTLSGVNLIATIIKMRAPGMTLMKMPVFTWTSLCTNVLIVASFPVLTAVLTLLSLDRYVGTNFFTSDFGGNAMMYVNLIWIWGHPEVYILILPCFGIFSEVASTFSGKRLFGYTSMVYATVVITVLSYLVWLHHFFTMGSGASVNSFFGITTMIISIPTGAKIFNWLFTMYKGRIRFELPMMWLIAFMLTFTIGGMTGVLLAVPPADFVLHNSLFLVAHFHNVIIGGVLFGIFAGINYWWPKAFGYKLNEFWGKVSFWLWNVGFWLAFAPLYVLGLMGVTRRMRVFDDPSLQIYFVIAGIGAVVIAGGIAAMVVQFAVSILSKNKDWDTTGDPWDGRTLEWATSSPPPQFNFAFTPVIHDNDAWADMKKRHAQRPTKGFLEIHMPRNTWAGVVLAGLATVLGFALIWYMWWLAILSFAAIIAVAIIHTFNYDRDYYIPVEAVADIEDRRTTLLAGKK
- the cyoC gene encoding cytochrome o ubiquinol oxidase subunit III, with translation MSTRAPTADEAPEFYELTAHHHAPHGSTAIGFWLYLMSDCLIFATLFAIYGVLGANYAAGPSPQHLFSLPLVAASTTALLLSSITYGFAMLNMDEDNKSRTLMWLGITGVLGAVFLGLTLYEFYHMIHEGAVPQRSAFLSAFFVLVGTHALHVAFGILWLVVLMVQIAQRGIGASNRIRVQCLSMFWHFLDVIWIGVFTIVYLMGMLR
- the cyoD gene encoding cytochrome o ubiquinol oxidase subunit IV; this encodes MAHAHPNPAVHGDGHDHGSRRTYLTGFALSVILTAIPFWLVMSGVIGDKMVTTLLIMAFGMAQILVHMIYFLHMNTKSEGGWTFMAAMFTIIIIVIALSGSLWVMYHLNTNMMPGHEMNPATLLQ
- a CDS encoding SURF1 family protein; the encoded protein is MSDTTTKNRSLTAIWPILVVGLLACAGFAALGVWQVERLAWKNGLVEAVETRAHSNPLDLDTADWSDIDPVAIEYQRVMVNGSLLPKDNFVQAVTALGGGFWVMTPLLKPDGRTLLVNRGFVLPDEREAARLTEETPVTISGLLRVTEPDGGFLRANDPEAGRWFSRDVAEIGTSMGVSMLDDFFIDADEVVGDAVQGGLTVLSFSNNHLVYALTWFALAAFILGALVYVVRDRVREKPATSQD
- a CDS encoding SDR family oxidoreductase, whose protein sequence is MSLRVLFIGGTGQISYPCVQRAVASGHQVSVFNRGKRADALPEGVTSIVGDLNGPEYGDLAKANFDVVAQFIAFTPDQVQRDIEVFRGHCGQYVFISSASVYEKPARHYVITEETPAINPYWRYSQDKIACEELINATDGFDWTIVRPSHTVRTGLPVMIGDADVMARRMLDGEPTIVAGDGHTPWTLTRSEDFAVPFVGLFGKPAALGEIFHITNDRAHVWDDIQTAIGAALGVEAKIVHVPTDTLVRYVPDWVGPLIGDKAWSAIFDNSKVKRVAGDFTCATDLKTILEEPIRHLKQRLAAKRPERGAFDDLVDRICREQSALG
- a CDS encoding dicarboxylate/amino acid:cation symporter — translated: MLVPQTAGAPAQKIPLYKHLYVQVIVAIIIGIALGHFWPAIGTEMKPLGDAFIKLVKMIIAPVIFLTVATGIAGMSDLGKVGKVVGKAMIYFLTFSTLALIVGLIVANVVQPGAGLNIDPATLDQSAVQGYADQAHETTIIGFLMSIIPNTMVSALAEGNILQVLFVAVLFGIALSSVGERGKPVLDFFQAIMAPVFKIVSMLMKFAPIGAFGAMAFTIGRYGIGSIANLALLVGTFYATAFFFVAVVLGAVAKYNGFSIFALIRYIREELLLVLGTSSSEAALPTLMQKMEAAGAKKSVVGLVIPTGYSFNLDGTNIYMTMAALFIAQATGIELSLWEQIVLLLVAMLSSKGAAGITGAGFITLAATLSVVPSVPIAGMALILGIDRFMSECRALTNLVGNAVACLVVARWEGELDEDQMRLALSGNAPKAPVVDGTIQPQPAE
- a CDS encoding ATP-binding protein, translated to MPWLALAVVCLVLSGVVILVADRYASSQADATLGARLRATTNLQVSALTSALDKQRAVRFVISRDADVIATLAAPDATALDGLNAKLETLNQGAGASVIYIINTDGIAVASSNFREPRSFVGNDYNFRAYYNDAMAGGTGQLFALGSVSRRPGLYIAERIEGPDGPLGVAVVKLEFDELEAMWGSEASDTYVMDSRGVVILSSVRQWRFYMRQAPSASEIASLRDSLQFGEAPLIPLPVSTISPMGSADLVTARYPGTRKDIEAIRTYADVPGTDWTLFTFSTVEENRASAISSARAVGLLSLLVVATGAALLLAYLLRNRRAQRGMQAESARLELAVAARTRDLLQALEDRQQAEAKAGRLRDDLAQSNRLAVLGQIAAGVAHEINQPLGAIRAYSENGRVFAGQRDLGSVDDNLASITALTERIAAITEQFRTFARKGGSSVEPVDAVEAVEAALAMLRHRLARNGIDVTFAPSGRPMPVLADRIGLEQIIVNLVQNAIEALSETEIPRIEIDLMRAGGHVALTILDSGPGIPPDILEKMFVPFNTNKPKGLGLGLVISQELALKFSGTLSANTTTDSGASFTLTLPVAP
- a CDS encoding sigma-54 dependent transcriptional regulator, giving the protein MTELTVALVDDDADFRTATAQTIRLAGLTVETFADAASLLEVVGTDFAGIVVSDIRMPRVSGLDLFDRLRAVDEAIPVILITGHGDIDMAVNAVQAGAYDFIAKPVSAQRLVQSIRRAMDMRQLVLENRDLARRLETDDGAPLLGQTPAMERLRRTLRQIAVADIDVLVEGETGSGKEVVARALHEWGRRSAAEFVALNCGALPETVIESELFGHEPGAFTGATARRIGRIEHSSGGTLFLDEIESMPLATQVKLLRVLEQRRISPLGTNKERDLDLRVIAASKLDLNQASRDGKFREDLYYRLNVVSVSIPPLRERRDDILLLFAHFLARAAKRFQVETPLVSPILRDFLVSHDWPGNVRELGHFAERFVLGLEVDATGGQVLPPASLPDRVAQAEAAILRETTERHDWNIAACLAELGIPRKTFYDKLKRHGISRAERAQ
- a CDS encoding NAD(P)H-dependent oxidoreductase; translation: MRVHVIHAHPVETSYNRALFQAAIDGLTEAGHEVDALNLYDEDFPAVLSREERLGYHDVPGNLTPAVKPYVDRLRAAEALVIVHPVWNYGYPAILKGYFDRIFLPGVSFVMHGGGDRGKLKPSLTNIKKVAFVTTYGGNRLRTWVMGDPPRRIATRWGWATFRTRPDYLALYDMNNCTPAQLDGFLGKVRDRMRSY